In Asanoa sp. WMMD1127, one genomic interval encodes:
- a CDS encoding AAA family ATPase, with the protein MPLHISRIEIENFRNFKRLLIDPFPSTAVVVGENNVGKSNLLMAIRLLLDPDLPDSARSLREEDFYDSGQGPCLGESIRIAVELKGFDEDVKAMAVLADCLISDEPAHSRIEYVYELKSSIDLPDDELDDEIGDDDDEADDEDDNEGDDNEEVQEPSIDDYEWVVYGGPEEECRAVRFEPRRYIGVRVLPAMRDATDELRSRRSPLRELLSRTRPESQVLSSVASEVTAAVEELLEDDAMSSLQDAIRMQTTEMVGPAFPALPTLGIAPAVPAQLLRQIRLYTDQTRRRGMLDTSLGIANILYLALLLQAVSERRGTDSHVTTILGVEEPEAHLHVQIQRRLFGYLLRAEPAILLTSHSPHIAAVAPLDSIVLLRETDEGTAATTAMNVGFTEEEKEDIERYLDATRAELLFARFVILVEGDAERHVIPAIASAYGFDLTEYGISVVSVQGTDFGPYRSLLGASGLDIPHIAITDGDRRDQVGPSTTDGILRGLRLMSNQVLAKSLRAELGFPARPRAVGHVRLTGTFRRLRG; encoded by the coding sequence ATGCCACTCCACATTAGCCGTATCGAGATCGAAAACTTTCGGAACTTCAAGCGTCTGCTAATTGACCCGTTTCCCTCGACCGCAGTCGTAGTCGGTGAGAACAACGTAGGAAAAAGCAACCTCCTAATGGCGATTAGGTTACTGCTGGACCCTGATCTTCCCGACAGCGCGAGATCGCTGCGCGAGGAGGACTTCTACGATAGTGGCCAAGGCCCCTGTCTGGGCGAGAGCATTCGGATCGCGGTGGAGCTGAAAGGGTTTGATGAGGATGTAAAGGCAATGGCCGTCCTGGCCGACTGCCTAATTTCCGACGAACCCGCGCATTCGCGAATCGAGTATGTGTACGAACTCAAGTCGTCTATTGATCTTCCCGACGATGAACTCGATGACGAAATCGGGGATGACGATGACGAGGCAGACGACGAGGACGACAACGAGGGGGACGACAACGAGGAGGTCCAGGAGCCATCGATAGACGACTACGAGTGGGTCGTCTACGGCGGACCTGAGGAGGAGTGCAGAGCCGTTCGGTTTGAGCCGCGCCGATACATTGGTGTCCGCGTTTTGCCAGCGATGAGGGACGCAACCGACGAACTCCGCAGCAGGAGGTCACCTCTCCGGGAACTTCTCTCTCGGACACGGCCTGAGAGCCAGGTATTGTCGAGCGTTGCTTCCGAGGTCACCGCGGCAGTCGAGGAGCTTCTGGAGGACGACGCAATGTCCTCCCTGCAAGACGCGATCCGAATGCAAACAACAGAGATGGTCGGACCGGCATTCCCTGCCCTGCCGACACTCGGCATCGCCCCCGCGGTCCCAGCGCAGCTACTACGTCAAATTCGGCTGTATACCGATCAGACTCGCCGCCGCGGGATGCTAGATACAAGCCTTGGTATCGCAAATATTCTCTACTTGGCCTTACTCCTCCAGGCGGTCTCGGAGCGACGGGGAACCGACAGCCACGTAACAACCATTCTTGGAGTGGAGGAACCCGAGGCGCATCTTCATGTTCAGATTCAGAGGAGGCTATTCGGCTATCTGCTGCGCGCGGAGCCAGCCATTCTCTTGACGTCCCACAGTCCGCACATCGCAGCGGTCGCCCCACTCGACAGCATCGTGCTGTTACGGGAAACCGATGAAGGAACTGCTGCCACAACCGCAATGAACGTCGGATTTACTGAGGAGGAAAAGGAGGACATCGAAAGATACCTGGACGCGACTCGCGCTGAATTGTTGTTCGCTCGCTTCGTGATTCTCGTCGAAGGCGACGCGGAGCGGCATGTTATTCCTGCCATCGCCTCCGCGTACGGGTTTGACCTCACGGAGTATGGAATTAGTGTAGTATCCGTGCAAGGAACCGATTTCGGTCCTTACCGATCGCTTCTCGGAGCTAGTGGACTAGACATTCCGCACATCGCAATAACTGATGGCGACCGGCGAGACCAGGTTGGCCCATCCACGACTGACGGGATTCTTCGAGGTCTTCGCCTGATGTCCAACCAAGTCCTGGCAAAGTCACTCCGGGCGGAACTCGGGTTTCCTGCAAGGCCGCGGGCCGTTGGGCACGTCAGGCTCACCGGGACTTTCCGTCGGTTGCGAGGGTAA
- a CDS encoding ATP-dependent helicase: MKRLYVSRVLASEIGRLNQEQRDAVLYDKSSAVLAGPGSGKTRLLVTKAAYVSETSVSAPGRVACITYGNQAADEIRLRLAKLAPGALRSGVVSTVHGFCLSEVIAPFSALSGYAPFVSGCVLNQRQELRLRGAAYDAVGLYQDPTWNRERDTACRRALFAGEDTSSLSVDVVAAAAKYDEMLVATNKLDFEAMVGRSLGILRSREKVRRILAARFPWILVDEYQDLGPVLHGIVTLLNEAGSRIFAVGDADQSIMGFTGSDPKHLIDFSRSVRCFTLSVNYRSGSAIVSAATRVLGEERGYSSGADIGDVKRLAYKTVRFGGPAGVIRASGLMALRTYRPIPPECRKLAA; encoded by the coding sequence GTGAAGCGACTGTATGTAAGCCGCGTACTCGCTTCCGAGATCGGCCGCCTAAATCAGGAGCAGCGCGACGCTGTCCTGTACGACAAGAGTTCTGCTGTGCTAGCGGGACCCGGCAGTGGAAAGACCCGGCTTCTCGTGACTAAGGCGGCATACGTTTCTGAAACCTCGGTAAGCGCGCCCGGGCGAGTAGCGTGTATCACCTATGGGAATCAAGCTGCTGACGAGATTCGACTGAGACTAGCAAAGTTGGCCCCCGGCGCTCTTCGGTCGGGCGTGGTGTCGACCGTGCATGGATTCTGTCTGTCCGAAGTGATCGCCCCATTCTCGGCGCTCTCTGGGTACGCCCCCTTCGTGAGCGGATGCGTACTGAACCAGCGGCAGGAACTGCGGCTCAGAGGAGCCGCGTACGATGCTGTCGGCCTTTACCAGGACCCCACGTGGAACCGCGAGAGAGACACAGCCTGCAGGCGTGCGCTCTTCGCCGGAGAAGACACGAGCTCGCTCAGCGTTGACGTGGTTGCAGCGGCGGCAAAGTACGACGAAATGCTGGTTGCTACCAACAAACTCGACTTCGAAGCTATGGTGGGCCGGAGCCTCGGAATACTTCGATCCCGCGAGAAGGTTCGGCGGATACTTGCGGCCCGGTTCCCCTGGATCCTTGTAGACGAGTATCAGGACTTGGGTCCGGTCTTACACGGCATCGTAACTCTACTGAATGAGGCGGGGTCGCGGATCTTCGCGGTTGGGGATGCGGACCAGTCAATCATGGGGTTTACGGGGAGTGATCCGAAACACCTCATCGATTTTAGCAGGAGCGTCAGGTGCTTCACACTGTCCGTCAATTATCGGTCGGGAAGCGCAATCGTCTCTGCAGCCACGAGGGTGCTTGGCGAAGAACGCGGCTACTCTTCAGGAGCTGACATAGGGGACGTTAAGAGATTGGCTTACAAAACAGTTAGATTTGGCGGGCCTGCCGGTGTTATCCGAGCAAGCGGACTCATGGCCTTACGGACGTATCGTCCGATTCCTCCAGAGTGCCGCAAGCTGGCAGCTTGA
- a CDS encoding 3'-5' exonuclease codes for MSEAEDHLKLAVRLGDAAEIQEQSALRELSSSKFSKVSLAEFAGDAASVGKVRIANYYASKGREWRYVILPYLQEAIVPGWPLDYGRPYRPDEKYVQQERLLFYVAMTRAKEAVVLIYSPEYPVRAQPVAYLSPSRFLAGVGAVSLPTT; via the coding sequence TTGAGCGAAGCAGAGGATCATTTGAAGCTCGCGGTGCGGTTAGGAGACGCTGCGGAAATTCAGGAACAGTCCGCTCTTAGAGAGCTATCTAGCTCAAAGTTTAGCAAGGTATCCCTCGCCGAATTTGCGGGCGATGCTGCCTCAGTTGGGAAAGTGCGAATAGCGAACTACTATGCATCTAAGGGGCGCGAGTGGCGTTACGTCATCCTCCCTTACCTCCAAGAGGCGATCGTCCCAGGATGGCCACTGGACTACGGTCGACCATACAGGCCCGACGAAAAGTACGTGCAGCAGGAGCGTCTCCTCTTTTACGTTGCGATGACACGAGCGAAAGAGGCGGTGGTCCTAATTTACTCTCCGGAGTATCCAGTAAGAGCGCAGCCTGTTGCCTACCTAAGCCCGTCCCGCTTCCTTGCCGGGGTTGGCGCGGTGAGTCTTCCGACGACGTAG
- a CDS encoding NACHT domain-containing protein — translation MDMATLSGLATKAVISGSALVGRKLLTTHQRNKIATEAASVVVAGNTERFVEHLEGRQLRSFKEFVQSAQFESLVRQAMIASLAAKKDEAHSSIREQLRHGLRLRAFTEADLLQATDILHELVDAAVHAVRQSATPGTLDTALAVAMAGNVAIAGVRNSELLRQIGSLDEIDRFVRAARAAAKSGHAKLRLAAHDMNRHVDYSQLYVAPTFLLNSSFTREGVPPSGAERCSLTDALYNKMRFVVLGDPGAGKSTLAGKLAHDLATDKIAGLEGQVPILLVVRAHTQSLRTDHQTLLHYLEAACRRPGNVTPPQGSLEHLLLNGRATVIIDGVDELGEGAFRKSFVQLVEGFAHRYPLARVVVTSRIVGYPEASLDAELFPTVNIAPFDETQVASYASRWFRLNPSLNAEQRKQLTQSFMRESAAAHDLRINPLLLSLLCGLYSTVHYIPRNKPEIYEKCAELLFETWDRSRGIEVTHRYAAHIRPAVQRLAWRLFTDERGRQALPRSEIVGFLAEYMRAKRFEDPDEASQAATDFLDFCAGRAWVLTEVGSDALQPRYGFVHRTFLEYFAASQLVKQDPNPAGIWERLEPRLRNGTWDVVGQLSVQILDRNIEDGADRILQLALDHLDRAVSNVDNHLSFVAQCMDNIAPDNATVRGVAYGILKKVCEVPASARRTTSMTVARSVNDDSLSRLLSVNSPDNADRLVRGIAEAVIHYAEEMPSSRSAGLVYQFFLGKLFKATNPLPLQARVAEEIEKYPVPEAAALWRRRLVGPSVEDLAAGGLSLLYETSHVCLTMRGPTLRFLLPRAPSDFAGAEGDPDVAANATLESYYSQVVAGLHWLERAELSPHPWGYALTLIDLTAFKSLSQRARGSLLLLLLPVLRIADAQRDHGLFNQFISAVQGRYAEAAIESVNSWALPTEAHDFMVDWVRRPR, via the coding sequence ATGGACATGGCGACTCTCAGCGGACTCGCCACGAAAGCAGTGATCAGCGGCAGCGCTCTGGTTGGTCGCAAGCTCTTGACAACCCATCAGCGCAACAAGATCGCCACGGAGGCGGCAAGTGTTGTGGTCGCCGGAAACACCGAGCGTTTCGTCGAACATCTTGAAGGGCGCCAACTCCGAAGTTTTAAGGAGTTCGTGCAGTCTGCGCAGTTCGAGAGCCTCGTCCGCCAAGCGATGATTGCGTCGCTTGCGGCGAAGAAGGATGAGGCGCACAGCTCCATTCGAGAACAACTCCGCCATGGCCTTCGACTCAGAGCGTTCACTGAAGCCGACTTGTTACAAGCCACCGACATCCTTCACGAACTCGTTGATGCCGCTGTCCACGCAGTGCGTCAATCGGCGACGCCGGGCACGCTTGACACTGCCCTAGCGGTGGCGATGGCCGGAAATGTCGCCATTGCTGGTGTGCGTAATAGCGAGCTTTTACGTCAGATCGGATCCCTAGACGAGATTGATCGCTTTGTGCGGGCGGCTCGGGCGGCGGCCAAGTCTGGCCACGCCAAACTACGCTTGGCTGCTCATGACATGAATAGACACGTCGACTATTCGCAGCTTTACGTCGCACCGACGTTTTTATTGAATTCCTCCTTCACGCGAGAAGGCGTTCCGCCTTCTGGGGCTGAGCGTTGTTCGCTTACCGACGCGCTGTACAACAAGATGAGGTTCGTCGTTCTAGGTGACCCGGGCGCAGGGAAGTCGACGCTGGCGGGAAAGCTGGCCCATGACCTGGCGACCGACAAGATCGCCGGGCTTGAAGGACAGGTTCCGATACTGCTCGTCGTGCGAGCGCATACCCAGTCTTTACGGACGGACCATCAAACTCTGCTGCACTACCTTGAGGCAGCCTGCCGCAGGCCCGGCAATGTGACTCCTCCGCAAGGATCACTTGAACATCTTCTGCTAAATGGTCGAGCAACAGTGATAATAGACGGAGTCGACGAACTCGGCGAAGGCGCGTTTCGGAAGTCGTTCGTACAACTTGTTGAAGGATTTGCGCATCGCTACCCACTCGCTCGCGTCGTCGTAACTTCGCGAATCGTTGGATACCCAGAAGCCTCTCTCGACGCGGAGCTATTCCCAACAGTTAACATCGCACCATTTGATGAAACGCAAGTTGCCTCGTATGCCAGCCGATGGTTCCGGCTAAATCCGTCGTTGAACGCAGAGCAGCGGAAGCAGCTTACGCAATCGTTTATGCGTGAAAGTGCCGCCGCACATGATCTGCGAATCAATCCGCTGCTGCTTTCGCTTTTATGCGGACTATATTCTACAGTCCATTATATTCCGCGCAACAAGCCGGAGATTTACGAGAAATGTGCCGAGCTGCTATTCGAGACGTGGGACCGGTCAAGGGGGATTGAAGTAACCCACCGCTACGCCGCGCATATTCGGCCGGCTGTTCAGCGGCTCGCGTGGAGGCTTTTCACAGATGAACGGGGTCGACAGGCACTGCCACGATCGGAGATCGTCGGGTTCCTCGCCGAGTATATGCGGGCTAAAAGGTTCGAAGATCCTGATGAGGCCAGTCAGGCTGCTACCGATTTCCTGGACTTTTGCGCAGGTCGCGCATGGGTACTCACGGAGGTCGGATCCGACGCTTTGCAGCCCCGTTACGGGTTCGTCCATCGTACGTTTCTTGAATACTTCGCAGCGTCGCAGCTTGTAAAGCAAGACCCCAACCCCGCGGGAATCTGGGAGCGGCTAGAGCCGCGCTTGCGAAATGGCACTTGGGACGTCGTTGGGCAGCTTAGTGTCCAGATCCTGGACCGCAATATTGAGGACGGAGCGGATCGCATACTCCAACTAGCCTTGGACCACCTCGACAGGGCTGTTTCCAATGTCGACAATCACCTGTCCTTTGTTGCTCAGTGTATGGACAATATTGCGCCGGATAACGCCACCGTGCGCGGAGTCGCCTACGGCATTCTCAAGAAGGTCTGCGAGGTTCCTGCGTCCGCGCGTCGTACCACGAGCATGACGGTGGCTCGGTCTGTGAATGATGATTCCTTGAGCCGCCTCTTAAGCGTCAATTCACCAGACAACGCCGATCGCCTCGTGCGAGGAATCGCCGAAGCGGTGATCCATTATGCGGAGGAGATGCCGTCGTCCCGTTCGGCTGGATTAGTGTACCAATTCTTTCTAGGCAAATTGTTCAAAGCAACCAACCCTCTGCCATTGCAGGCCCGAGTGGCTGAGGAAATTGAGAAGTACCCGGTACCTGAGGCTGCGGCGCTCTGGCGTCGTCGCCTTGTCGGCCCCAGCGTGGAGGATTTGGCGGCAGGCGGGTTGTCTTTGCTCTACGAGACCTCACATGTTTGTCTTACCATGAGAGGGCCCACGTTACGTTTCTTACTGCCCCGAGCGCCGTCAGATTTTGCTGGCGCGGAAGGCGACCCTGATGTTGCCGCGAATGCAACTCTTGAGAGTTACTACTCACAGGTTGTCGCGGGGTTACATTGGCTTGAACGAGCGGAACTATCTCCGCATCCATGGGGGTACGCCCTCACGCTCATTGACCTCACCGCGTTCAAGTCATTGTCGCAGCGAGCGCGAGGTTCGCTTTTACTACTCCTATTACCGGTTTTGAGGATAGCCGACGCACAGCGTGACCATGGCTTGTTCAATCAGTTCATTTCGGCAGTCCAAGGCCGCTACGCGGAGGCCGCCATCGAATCCGTCAATTCGTGGGCTTTGCCAACTGAAGCACATGATTTCATGGTCGACTGGGTGCGCCGGCCCCGATAG
- a CDS encoding IS5 family transposase (programmed frameshift), giving the protein MSGVGRGELTDKAWAVIGPLLPEPGRRSGRWRDHRQVINGILWKLRTGAPWRDLPERYGPWKTCHERLRRWTTDGTWELILARAQVYDDGQPVEWIISVDSSVVRAHQHAAGARKKGDLPGGVAIPAADGEALGRSRGGLSTKIHLAVDGRGRPLSVLLTAGQAGDNPLLFPLLDAIAVHTSGRGRARKKPRMLIADKAYAHDPTRSGLRRRGIPHTIPERSDQVARRAAKGSRGGRPPTFDPHVYRQRNVVERCFNRLKQWRALATRFAKRAALYRSSLLLVAALIWLR; this is encoded by the exons GTGTCGGGTGTAGGTCGTGGTGAGTTGACGGACAAGGCTTGGGCGGTGATCGGGCCGTTGCTGCCCGAGCCTGGTCGTCGGTCCGGGCGGTGGCGTGATCACCGTCAGGTGATCAACGGGATCTTGTGGAAGTTGCGGACCGGGGCGCCCTGGCGGGATTTGCCGGAACGCTACGGGCCGTGGAAAACCTGCCACGAGCGGCTGCGGCGGTGGACCACGGACGGCACCTGGGAACTGATCCTGGCCCGGGCGCAGGTCTACGACGACGGCCAACCAGTCGAATGGATCATCAGCGTGGACTCCAGTGTTGTGCGTGCCCACCAGCACGCCGCCGGGGCACGCAAAAAAGGGGATCTGCCGG GTGGTGTGGCCATACCAGCGGCGGATGGTGAGGCGTTGGGCCGGTCCCGGGGCGGCCTGAGCACCAAAATCCACCTCGCGGTCGACGGCCGCGGGCGGCCGTTGTCGGTGTTGCTGACCGCCGGGCAAGCCGGTGACAATCCGCTGTTGTTCCCGCTGCTGGACGCCATCGCGGTCCACACGTCTGGACGCGGTCGGGCGCGTAAGAAGCCGCGGATGCTGATCGCGGACAAGGCCTACGCCCATGACCCGACCCGCAGCGGGCTACGCCGGCGCGGTATCCCACACACCATCCCGGAACGGTCCGACCAGGTCGCCCGCCGGGCTGCCAAAGGCAGCCGCGGCGGACGCCCACCCACGTTCGACCCGCACGTCTACCGACAACGCAACGTCGTGGAACGCTGCTTCAACCGGCTCAAACAATGGCGTGCCTTGGCCACCCGCTTCGCCAAACGCGCCGCCCTCTACCGGTCAAGCCTGCTCCTCGTCGCCGCGTTGATCTGGCTCCGATGA
- a CDS encoding zinc ribbon domain-containing protein, producing the protein MSKDVVHEPLVDDHAFEQTQATFAKRARTATSARRTNSGRHPYIFKSLVHCGICQRKMQGLHAHGTAYYRCRYPQEYAVANSLDHPRNVIMREEALIRPLDTWLVQELNPAQRMRTVAKLVEQAQREIPTSEIRLPDGPTVADCDAKLARYRRALDAGADPAVVASWIAETQADREQALERRTGPAREATNKVDLPNAEEITSIVEELGDLVSALREAEPEHKLDVYGPSACT; encoded by the coding sequence CTGTCCAAGGATGTTGTCCACGAACCGCTCGTCGACGACCACGCCTTTGAGCAAACCCAGGCGACATTCGCCAAGCGGGCCCGAACCGCGACCTCGGCCCGCCGGACCAACAGCGGCCGCCATCCCTACATCTTCAAGAGCCTGGTTCACTGCGGCATCTGCCAGCGAAAAATGCAGGGCCTGCACGCGCACGGCACTGCCTACTACCGGTGCCGTTACCCGCAGGAATACGCCGTCGCCAACTCCCTTGATCACCCGCGGAACGTCATCATGCGGGAAGAAGCGCTCATCCGCCCCCTAGACACATGGCTCGTCCAGGAGCTCAACCCGGCCCAGCGAATGCGAACCGTCGCCAAGCTCGTCGAGCAGGCCCAGAGGGAGATCCCCACCTCAGAAATCCGACTTCCGGACGGACCGACGGTGGCCGACTGCGACGCAAAACTGGCTCGCTACCGCCGAGCCCTTGACGCAGGCGCCGACCCAGCCGTAGTCGCCAGCTGGATCGCCGAAACCCAAGCCGACCGTGAACAGGCTCTGGAAAGGCGAACCGGACCTGCTCGGGAAGCGACCAACAAGGTCGATCTACCAAACGCAGAAGAGATCACCAGCATCGTCGAGGAGCTGGGCGACCTGGTCAGCGCGCTCCGCGAGGCAGAACCCGAACATAAGCTCGATGTCTACGGACCATCGGCCTGCACCTGA
- a CDS encoding bacterial transcriptional activator domain-containing protein, translated as MDLWQLRDRLRNASTARAGNRRRLLQAACDLYTAPLAATADYDWIQPHREAVRRWGTEAHLQLAELLLPEDPSAASGLLDKAIALDRFNEALYRLAMRALHALGEAGSIGTLLNALSRTLAEIDAAPADETTSLANQLLRR; from the coding sequence ATCGACCTCTGGCAGCTCCGCGACCGGCTTCGCAACGCCTCCACCGCCCGAGCCGGCAACCGGAGACGTCTTCTCCAAGCCGCATGCGACCTCTACACGGCGCCGTTAGCGGCGACGGCCGACTACGACTGGATCCAGCCGCACCGCGAGGCCGTCCGCCGCTGGGGCACCGAAGCCCACCTCCAGCTGGCAGAACTGCTGCTGCCGGAGGACCCCAGCGCAGCCTCAGGCCTCCTGGACAAGGCCATCGCGCTCGACCGGTTCAACGAGGCGTTATATCGGCTCGCGATGCGAGCTCTTCACGCCCTTGGGGAAGCGGGGTCTATCGGCACGCTCCTGAACGCGTTGAGTCGGACCCTGGCAGAAATCGACGCCGCACCCGCCGACGAGACCACCAGCCTCGCGAATCAGCTGTTGAGGAGGTGA
- a CDS encoding TetR/AcrR family transcriptional regulator produces the protein MPIPKGAALDPGQTRATILRAATDLLYQRGLDGIGVAELCTTMGVSKETLYRHFGSKEGLVCEVLQARSDRILRWVHEAVAAAGDDPTAQLAAAFDALTQWHGEPTFRGCAILNAATQHHDGPARAVARQHLDRQLDVLTDITRRAAVADPVATAKQLLALRSGATVLADHHGDPDAARLAKAAALTLLAAQQRHAAPGQPGSAGPAA, from the coding sequence ATGCCGATCCCCAAGGGCGCCGCGCTCGACCCGGGCCAGACCCGCGCGACGATCCTGCGCGCGGCAACCGACCTGCTCTACCAGCGTGGCCTGGACGGCATCGGGGTCGCCGAACTGTGCACCACGATGGGGGTGTCCAAGGAGACGCTCTACCGTCACTTCGGCTCCAAGGAAGGCCTCGTCTGCGAGGTGCTGCAGGCCCGCAGCGACCGCATTCTGCGATGGGTGCACGAGGCCGTGGCGGCAGCCGGCGATGACCCCACCGCCCAACTCGCGGCCGCCTTCGACGCCCTCACGCAGTGGCACGGCGAGCCGACCTTCCGAGGCTGCGCCATCCTCAATGCCGCCACTCAGCATCACGATGGCCCGGCCCGCGCGGTTGCCCGCCAGCACCTGGACCGCCAGCTCGACGTGCTGACCGACATCACCCGCCGTGCCGCGGTGGCCGACCCGGTCGCCACCGCCAAACAGCTGTTGGCACTGCGATCCGGCGCCACGGTTCTGGCCGACCATCACGGCGACCCGGACGCGGCCCGCCTCGCGAAGGCCGCGGCGCTCACGCTTCTCGCGGCGCAGCAGCGACACGCCGCCCCCGGCCAGCCGGGATCGGCCGGGCCAGCCGCGTGA
- a CDS encoding alpha/beta fold hydrolase gives MSIDFLYTDPSPTASPSASTPAVTIVSGGETLPGVLHIPAGPGPHPVVVLLHGFPGIERNFDLAHALRRAGYAALVFHYRGSWGTGGVWSWGNVLGDALRVVAAVGEDRLWATHRLDPRRVAVVGHSLGGFAALMTAAVAPGVRAVVSVAGFDFGAVAAALRADPRMRKSLVQAWDEELLALRGTSGEALVAEMEAADEAWRLDQLAPRLADRPVLLVGTARDPVTPAATHHLPLVEAYRAYPLDCLEHRLFPTDHALSDHRVALARTVAEFLDRHLAPLP, from the coding sequence ATGAGCATCGACTTTCTGTACACGGACCCGTCCCCCACGGCGAGCCCATCGGCGTCCACGCCGGCGGTGACGATCGTGAGCGGTGGCGAGACGCTGCCCGGTGTCCTTCACATTCCGGCCGGCCCCGGTCCGCATCCGGTGGTGGTCCTGCTTCATGGCTTTCCCGGCATCGAACGCAACTTCGACCTCGCCCATGCGTTGCGCCGGGCCGGCTATGCGGCGCTGGTGTTCCATTACCGCGGCTCGTGGGGCACGGGCGGAGTCTGGTCGTGGGGCAACGTGCTCGGCGATGCCCTGCGAGTGGTCGCCGCCGTCGGCGAGGACCGCCTCTGGGCCACACACCGGCTCGACCCGCGGCGGGTGGCTGTGGTCGGCCACAGCCTCGGCGGCTTCGCGGCGCTGATGACCGCCGCCGTCGCGCCGGGGGTGCGGGCGGTCGTTTCGGTAGCCGGTTTTGATTTCGGCGCCGTGGCCGCAGCCCTGCGTGCCGACCCGCGCATGCGGAAGTCCTTGGTGCAAGCCTGGGACGAGGAGCTGCTGGCGTTACGGGGCACCAGCGGCGAGGCGCTGGTAGCGGAGATGGAGGCGGCGGACGAAGCGTGGCGGCTGGACCAGCTCGCGCCGCGCCTGGCGGACCGGCCGGTGCTGCTGGTTGGCACCGCCCGCGACCCGGTCACTCCCGCCGCGACGCATCACCTGCCGCTCGTGGAGGCTTACCGGGCATACCCGCTGGACTGTCTGGAACACCGGCTCTTCCCGACTGACCATGCGCTATCCGACCACCGGGTGGCGCTGGCCCGTACCGTCGCGGAATTCCTCGACCGGCACTTGGCGCCATTGCCGTGA
- a CDS encoding YbfB/YjiJ family MFS transporter: MTAPGRRALCLALGTASALGFGRFAYGLVLPAMAEDLHWDLARAGAMTAANGLGYLAGAVATATLARRIGVAATFRLGMVLCTVALAATAAGGHYTALLAARVLAGIAGALVFIAGAVLSPTAIYFAGAGAGILISGIAIPPLVDYAPQRWPLAWLGLAVAAGLATVASWTAAHPAGSVGEAPTTAPVRRLWPVATVYLLYAAGYLAYITFLSAYLQDRHASTAQTMLVWILLGVAVMAAPRLWQRPIRHWPGGRTLTVLLGVIAVATTPLLLWPTPAIVMISAIAYGVTFMAVPAAVTEIVRTSTPPESMTRTLSTFTVIFALGQMAGPWLAGALADRTTPGTTLGWTAAWCGAAAALAAAAVRAAPDGSSRVRGSPPVDHESILRQRS; encoded by the coding sequence GTGACCGCGCCGGGGAGGAGGGCGCTGTGTCTCGCGCTCGGCACGGCCTCGGCGCTCGGTTTCGGACGCTTCGCCTATGGGCTGGTTCTCCCGGCGATGGCCGAGGACCTCCACTGGGATCTGGCCCGCGCCGGCGCGATGACCGCGGCGAACGGGCTGGGGTATCTCGCCGGAGCGGTCGCCACGGCAACGCTGGCACGACGGATAGGCGTCGCGGCGACGTTCCGGCTCGGCATGGTGCTTTGCACGGTCGCGCTCGCCGCTACCGCTGCCGGCGGCCACTACACCGCGCTGCTCGCCGCCCGGGTACTGGCCGGGATCGCCGGCGCCTTGGTGTTCATCGCCGGCGCGGTGCTGTCGCCGACCGCGATCTACTTCGCTGGCGCCGGCGCCGGGATCCTGATCAGCGGGATTGCCATCCCCCCACTGGTCGACTACGCCCCGCAACGCTGGCCGCTCGCCTGGCTGGGACTCGCGGTCGCCGCAGGGCTGGCCACCGTAGCGAGTTGGACCGCCGCTCACCCGGCCGGCTCGGTCGGCGAGGCCCCCACCACCGCCCCCGTTCGTCGACTGTGGCCGGTCGCGACCGTCTATCTGCTGTACGCCGCCGGCTACCTCGCCTACATCACGTTCCTCTCGGCGTACCTGCAGGACCGGCACGCCTCGACGGCACAGACCATGCTCGTCTGGATCCTGCTCGGGGTCGCCGTCATGGCCGCACCGCGCCTGTGGCAACGACCGATCCGGCACTGGCCGGGCGGGCGGACCCTCACCGTGCTGCTGGGTGTCATCGCCGTCGCCACCACGCCCTTGCTGCTATGGCCGACTCCCGCGATCGTGATGATCTCGGCCATCGCCTACGGCGTGACCTTCATGGCAGTGCCGGCCGCGGTCACCGAGATCGTCCGAACATCCACGCCGCCGGAGAGCATGACCCGCACATTGTCGACCTTCACCGTGATCTTCGCCCTGGGGCAGATGGCCGGCCCGTGGCTCGCCGGAGCATTGGCCGACCGCACCACCCCCGGCACCACGCTTGGCTGGACCGCCGCATGGTGCGGTGCCGCCGCGGCGCTGGCCGCCGCGGCCGTGCGGGCTGCTCCAGATGGAAGCAGCCGCGTCCGGGGCTCGCCGCCCGTCGACCACGAAAGTATCCTGCGGCAGCGATCGTGA